Sequence from the Chitinophagales bacterium genome:
CTTAATTCTCAAGTTCCATGCCTTAAAGCCATTATATGCATTTAAGACAGATCTTAATTTCATATAAAAAGAAAAACCTCAAAAGTTTCTAAACTCCTGAGGTTTTAAATAAGGAAAAATTAAATTTATACAGGCTTATTAATTGCCCGAAATTCTAATAATAGTATTATAACTTTTTGTTCCTGCTCTGGCTGAAAGCAAGTAATTACCACTTGGCAGAGTGTTTAAGTCAACAGTCACCTTTGAATTAGTCAGGTTTTGATTATTTAACTCCCTAACGGTTTGACCCAATACATTAGACACTTTGATGTCCATCTGATTTACTACAGATCCATTTATTGCTATTGTAAATACGCCTGTTGAAGGATTAGGAAAAACGTGTATATCCTCATTATTAGCCTTAATGGAGGGTATACCTACTGAAACTCCCAAATCTGAAACAGGAAATTCAACATAAGCTATAGAATTAAGCTCATTATCATTACATGGATCGGGATCATTAGTCGCAATGAATAAGCCTGAAATACCTGCACAAAAATCTTTTTGATATACGATATGAACTTTATCATCTACATAACGTGCAATAGATGCATAAACCCCCTCCTGTGTAATATCGTCCACAACATCTATAACACTATCGCCCCATGTTTGACCATGATCCTTGGTTACTATAACATAAGTATGACGGATGGCCTTTCCCACTAAATCAGTGGAGTTCTCTACCGCTGCACTATAAGCTAAATAAATATTACCATTAGAATCTATGCCGGCATTGGGCATAGTGGCCAGAGAAGAAAATCCAAATTGCCCTATAAGCAACTGCCCCGATAAATCATCAATAGGAAGATCGAGGGTATCATTTCCATTTAAATCGAGTGCACCGGTAATAGCAGCCGGAGCATTTTCTCCGAAGCTTTCGTTCCAGTACATTATAGAATTAATGCCCGGGTAGTATGAGTACAATGCATCTCCGGCAACATCATTTAAAATAAAAGCATCACCCCACCATACGTGTACCATGTTTTGGTCATCAATTAAAACACTCAGACTGCCATCACATACTTCAATACTATCCGCGTTGCCATCACCATTAATATCTGTAATGGTATCATCAGTAAAAAATGGGAAAGGATGCTGTAGAATGATGGTCTTTGTCCATGTGGATCCGTTATCCATCGACTTCCATAAAATCACATCATAGCTGATATCACCGGTTACAATAGCAACAGTATTCCCCCGGGCATCAATTTGATACGAATCACCATTGAAACCATCATAATGAGCAGTATCTTCATCAGGCAATAAAACATTAGTAGCATCCCATGTTACACCGCCATCAGTGGATCTATCATACAAAAGAGCGCCATCAAGGCCATTATAAGTAGTTCCTCCTGAAATAACAGGTGTAGTAAGCGAAATAACATGAAAATTTTCTCCCCATACTGCTGTCTTAGCCCATAAATCTCCACTCGTTGCGGGACTCTCGAGGGCTGTAGTATTAGTAATCCATTCCCCCATGCCTTTTGGCAACCGGCGGGCCTCCAGCAATTGTGCGGTAGTTGAACTGTGACCTACAACTACTTCGGCGCCACTGCTTGTAACGCCAATATTGGTAAAACCACTTCTGTTATTGCCTTCTATTCGCGTAGTAGGTTGTGACTCCCAGGAAGTACCGTCAAAATAATTATATCCTGTTCCCCTGTTCGGGAAGCCATTGGTCCAATCAGGAGAAAAAGTCCATACGGCGGATATAGTGCCATCTCCGTTATTGGAAATGCGATCGTTAACCGAACCATTCGTTTGCAAATCGTAATAGGTAGTTCCAATTGTAGTTTCAGTTATATCCCGCGCAGTTGTCGGCTGGCCTGATACTATGTGGGAAGTTTTTGCTTTTGGCACAATACCATTCCCTTTCATTTTTACATCACCTGTAAAACCATTTGCAGGAATTTTAACTGGCTTAAGTAAAGCAGGGTTTATCAGCGGTACAGTATGGTTTCTTCCTGCGGGAACACTTTGAGCAAACGCCGATCCGGTCAAAAGAGCAGCCATAATAATCATTGTAAACTTTCTCATTGAGTTTTAGTTTAAGTTTTATACTATAAGTTTAAGTTTAAAAGTAAGATGAAATAAAACAAAAATTAGTTGTCTCACCTTCTTTTTTGCTGCTGTGATTTGGTCATTTCCTCCAGTCGTTGCTGGAAACGTGATTTTTTTACAGGTTTCTTTTTATTTTCCTGGATCTGGCGGTGGATGGCTGTTTCATCAATAATATAATTTTTTACAACCCATTGCTGGATGAAAGAAAATATATTGGTAAGCGTATAATAATAGGTAAGTGCTGCAGGCAGCGAATTAAAAATTCCAAGCAACATTAATGGCATCAGGTATGTCATCCATTTCATCTGGCCGGTAACACCTGATAACTGGTTATTGTAGAGCGCAAATAAAATAGAACTGGCTGTCATAATTAATGTAAACAGGCTGACATGACTTCCATAGAAAGGAATCGCAAAATTCAGATTGGCAACGGAGTCATATGTGCTTAAATCCTTTGCCCATAAAAAAGATTGCTGCCTCAATTCAATAGAGCTTGGAAAGAATGAATACATAGCCGCGAGGATAGGCAGCTGCAATAGTAACGGAAGGCATCCTCCAATTGGATTTACACCTGCCTGTTTAAAAAGCTTCAGCTGCTCTTGCCCGAATTTCGCCTGGTCATCTTTATATTTCTCGCGCAATTGATCCAATTCAGGCTTTATAACTTTCATTTTTGCTGCTGAAACAAAAGACCTGTACGTAAAAGGAGACAGAATAAGCCGCAATGCAAGTGTCATCAACAAAATAATGACCCCATAATTAATATTGAACCTGCTTAAAAAATTAAAAATGGGAATAATGAAGTATTTATTAATTGGTGCGGCAATGAAATAAAATATACCAACACCAATAGGAATAATCTCCTGCATACCGTTGTTAAATTTTTTAAGATCCTGATAATTATTTGGACCGAAATAAAACTGCATGGGATAAGTAACCTGCGGTTCATTTTTATAAGGCAATACAAGACTCGCCGTCATGTTTTTTACGAAACGGGAAGTGTCTTCCATAGCAGTGGAAAAGTTTCCCTGGTCGAAAGGAGATTTTGTTATCAGAGTACAATTAAAAAAATGCTGTTTGAAAGCAACCCATTGGAGTGCTCCGGGAGCGCTCATTTGCCCTGTGCTGTGTTCTGAAATCTCGTCTACATCCTCATTCGTGTAACGGAAATAAACCGAGGAATAATTTCGCTCCGAAACAAGATCATTTTCCAGGTGGTTGAATTTGGTCTGCCATTCCAGGTTCAGATAGGAGTTATTACTTCGGATTACGCTATCCATTCCTACCAGCGAAAATTGGTAGCCCATCAGATATGAATTTCCTCTCAGCGTATATTTTTGTTCTATAAAACGGTTCGGTGCACTATAGGCACGGAAAATAATTGAGTTAGAATCTGCATTAAAAACCGTAAAAGAATTGCCAATGGTTTGAAAGAGCAGGTTATTCGTTTCTACCTGATTAGTTCCAGCAAAAAAAACATAATTGAATTTATTGTTGGATTCATTAAATAATATGAGCGGGCGCTGTTCAGATGTTTTATATTTTTTTAATTCAACCGAAACTACTTTGCCCCCCTTATTAGAGAGGATAACCTTTATCAGTTCATTTTCTATAGAATAATTTTGAGCTGCTTTCACAGCAGTATCTTTAAAAATGTTTTGAGCGGTGGATGGCTCAGGTGCATTATTAATAGCAGGTGCAGGTGAATTCTGCATTCCGGTTTCACCGGATGAATCTTGTATGGAATGCTGATTATTTAGTAAGGCAATTGAATCCTG
This genomic interval carries:
- a CDS encoding T9SS type A sorting domain-containing protein, translating into MAALLTGSAFAQSVPAGRNHTVPLINPALLKPVKIPANGFTGDVKMKGNGIVPKAKTSHIVSGQPTTARDITETTIGTTYYDLQTNGSVNDRISNNGDGTISAVWTFSPDWTNGFPNRGTGYNYFDGTSWESQPTTRIEGNNRSGFTNIGVTSSGAEVVVGHSSTTAQLLEARRLPKGMGEWITNTTALESPATSGDLWAKTAVWGENFHVISLTTPVISGGTTYNGLDGALLYDRSTDGGVTWDATNVLLPDEDTAHYDGFNGDSYQIDARGNTVAIVTGDISYDVILWKSMDNGSTWTKTIILQHPFPFFTDDTITDINGDGNADSIEVCDGSLSVLIDDQNMVHVWWGDAFILNDVAGDALYSYYPGINSIMYWNESFGENAPAAITGALDLNGNDTLDLPIDDLSGQLLIGQFGFSSLATMPNAGIDSNGNIYLAYSAAVENSTDLVGKAIRHTYVIVTKDHGQTWGDSVIDVVDDITQEGVYASIARYVDDKVHIVYQKDFCAGISGLFIATNDPDPCNDNELNSIAYVEFPVSDLGVSVGIPSIKANNEDIHVFPNPSTGVFTIAINGSVVNQMDIKVSNVLGQTVRELNNQNLTNSKVTVDLNTLPSGNYLLSARAGTKSYNTIIRISGN
- the yidC gene encoding membrane protein insertase YidC, with the translated sequence MDRNSVIGFVLIFLLLIAYIFYNTPSQEENAKIKHRQDSIALLNNQHSIQDSSGETGMQNSPAPAINNAPEPSTAQNIFKDTAVKAAQNYSIENELIKVILSNKGGKVVSVELKKYKTSEQRPLILFNESNNKFNYVFFAGTNQVETNNLLFQTIGNSFTVFNADSNSIIFRAYSAPNRFIEQKYTLRGNSYLMGYQFSLVGMDSVIRSNNSYLNLEWQTKFNHLENDLVSERNYSSVYFRYTNEDVDEISEHSTGQMSAPGALQWVAFKQHFFNCTLITKSPFDQGNFSTAMEDTSRFVKNMTASLVLPYKNEPQVTYPMQFYFGPNNYQDLKKFNNGMQEIIPIGVGIFYFIAAPINKYFIIPIFNFLSRFNINYGVIILLMTLALRLILSPFTYRSFVSAAKMKVIKPELDQLREKYKDDQAKFGQEQLKLFKQAGVNPIGGCLPLLLQLPILAAMYSFFPSSIELRQQSFLWAKDLSTYDSVANLNFAIPFYGSHVSLFTLIMTASSILFALYNNQLSGVTGQMKWMTYLMPLMLLGIFNSLPAALTYYYTLTNIFSFIQQWVVKNYIIDETAIHRQIQENKKKPVKKSRFQQRLEEMTKSQQQKRR